The sequence below is a genomic window from Sphingobium sp. EP60837.
GCCGGATCGACGATGGAAAGGTGGCGGAGACGGAGGGATTCGAACCCTCGGTACCGTATTCACAGTACGACGGTTTAGCAAACCGTTGGTTTCAGCCACTCACCCACGTCTCCAAACATGGCCTGAACGCCCGCTTGCGGCGGGACAGCGGCTAGGCGAGAAGCGCTATAACGGCGGCTTTCGCGCAAGGCAACGGGTCTATGCCACGAAATTCTCGCAATTCTGCCTATCGGATTCGTTCCAGCCCGGAATCGACTCGGATCGCCGTTCGTTCATTGTCGTTTCAGCTTGCTATCCGATAATCTAACAGATGGTTGAAGAGCGGGAATTCGGGGAGTTGCGGGCATGATCGGGATGGTAAAGCGGATTACGGCCCGCGTCGCGCGTGGCGGCACATGGGTCTTGGCGACTGCTGGCATGGCGGTGACGCCGCTCGCTGCGCAGGCGCAGGTGCGCACCGTCGATCCCAACACCGCGATTGATGCAGACCTCGCCCCTGTTCCGCCATCGAACGGCGCGCCTACCGACCCGGGCGTCGATAGCAGCGTGCCGCCTTCAAGCGCGGCCACGCAGGATTCGGTCCCTCCTGCTACGGGCAGCAGCACTGCGACGGGCGCGCCCGTCACAGCTAACTCGCCGCCCGCCGCCCTCACTCCAGCTGAGTCCTACCAGGAAGATGATCTGATCGGCGCGGCCGAGGGCGTGTTCGGCAAGGGCGCCGAGGGGCTTGCCGGCATGATCGAAAAGATCCTGAAGGATCAGGGGCGTCCCAACGCCTATATCGCCGGGCGCGAAGCCTCGGGCGCGTTCGTTGTTGGCCTGCGCTACGGATCGGGCACTCTCAACCATAAGGTCGAAGGGCGGCGACAGGTCTATTGGACTGGCCCATCCATCGGTTTTGATGTGGGCGGCAATGCCGCCAACACCTTCGTCCTCGTATATAATCTCTACGACACGCAGGACCTTTACCATCGCTTCCCAGCGGCCGAAGGCACGGCTTATCTGGTGGGTGGGTTCACCGCCAGCTATCTGCGCTGGGGCAGCGTCGTGCTAATTCCGATCCGGCTGGGTGTCGGTTATCGGCTGGGCGTCAACGCCGGTTACATGAAGTTCACGGAAAAGCGGAACTGGCTGCCCTTCTGATGCCGGTTCAGAGCGGGAAGCTGAGTTGCTGTCCCGCCTCTGCGCCCTCCTCCTGGTCGAGATTGTGCACGCCGAGGCCCAGCAGCCGTGCTCCCATGCGGAGCGGCAACTGAGCGACCAGCAAGGCGCGCCCGGTCTCGGCCAGCAGTTCCGCCGAGCGAACCGGCGCGCCCATGCTTTTTGACCGGGTGATGATCCGAAAATCCGCAAATTTGATCTTCAGTACCACAGTCCTGCCATAGGCGCCGCTTTTCTCGATCCTGCTCCACAGACTCTTCGCAATCCGATCGATTTCGGCGACCAGCGCCTCCTCCGTCAGGAGATCGTCGACAAAAGTGTCCTCGACGCTGACCGACTTTCTTTCCTGCCGTTCATGCACCGGCCGGTCGTCTTCACCCCGCGCAGCCCGGTAATAAAAGGGTGCGGCGCTGCCGAAATGCTGCTGCAGGAAGGGAAGGTCTCGCGCTCGCAGGTCCGCCCCGGTTTCTATGCCCAGGACATGCATCCGCTGCGCCGTCACAGGTCCCACGCCATGGATGCGCCGCACCGGCATCTTCGCCATGAAGTCTGCACCTTCGCCGGGCCGGACGACGCAAATGCCGTCCGGCTTGTTCTGGTCCGAAGCGAGCTTGGCGATCAGCTTGTTGTAGGAGACGCCTGCAGAAGCGGTGAGGCCGGTCTCCTCTCGGATCATCCGCCTGATCTCTTCGGCGATCATCGTTGCGGATGACATGCCCAGCTTGTCCGTCGTCACGTCGAGATACGCCTCGTCCAGCGACAGGGGCTGGATGATGTCGGTAAAGCGGGCGAAAATCTCCCGCACCTGCGCCGAGACCGCGCGATATGCCTCGAAACGAGGCTTCACGAACAGCAGGTCGGGGCAAAGCCGCCGCGCCCGCGCGCCCGGCATGGCCGACTTTACGCCAAAGACGCGCGCTTCGTAGCTCGCCGTGGCGACCACGCCGCGGGGCCCGCCGCCGCCAACCGCGATCGGTTTTCCCCGCAGTTCGGGGGCGTCGCGCTGTTCGACCGACGCATAAAAGGCATCCATGTCGATATGGATGATCTTGCGCGGCGGGCTCTCCATAGCGCGGCTTTATGCCACAGCAGGAACGAAAGGGAAACGCGAAGCCTTCAGCTCAGGGCTTCTTGTCCTTGAGCGACAGCAGGGCGGCAAAGGGGCTCGCCTGCTCCTCGCTTAGCACACCTGCTTCGCGAAGATAGGTGTCGGCATCGAGCGAGCGCGGATAGGGCGTCATCGCCAAAACCACTGTTTCGGCTACCGCTTCACCCATGTCGATCATCTGGCCATCAAAGCCGATGACATCGCAATCTTCCGAATCGATCTCCAATTCTTCCCCTTCCGCCGCCTCGCCGCTCTCGGCTACGAAGCGCAGCAGGAAATCAGTATCGATCTTCTCCGGCACCGCGACGCCCGTAGCGACGCATGGCTGGGCCAGCTCAGCCCGCACCCGCCCGCGCGCCACGATCGCGCCATTTTCCTCGCTCATCGCATAGTCGGCTTCCAACCGGTCGAGCGCCAACAGGTTGAAGCGCCGCGCCAATGCCTCGCGTTCACTGGCGTCGGCGGCAATGGTGACGCCTTGCGCGTGCCGGGCGATTTGATCGATGCGGACGGGCCGCGAAAATTCAGGTGCCGGGCTGCTCATCCGAGGTCTCCCGTCAGCAGCGCGTCGCGCGACAGCGCGGCGAGCCGAATCCAGCGCGCGCGCAGACAAGATTCGACATGGGTGATCGCCTCCCCCGCAGGCACCTCCCCGCGGTAGAGGTTGCGTACCAGCGCCTCCCGCAGTTCCGCTTCGCCCGAAAGCGCCGCGCGGTAGGCGGCCGAACGACCGCCCAAGGCGCTCACCATCCGGCCGATATGCTTGCCGACCACCACATCGCCAATGCCCTCCTGCCGGAGCTGCCCGTCCATGTCATCGACGAACAACTCGGTCAGCCATACGCTTTCTTGGCTGGCGCCCAGCGCCTCCAGCCGCATCAGCACCTGCGCCAATATGGCGACGATCATGTCGAACCGGCCGTCGATCGTATCGGGCACCTTGCCTTCCAGATACCAATGCGGCTGACGTCCTTCATGAACGGTAGCCTGA
It includes:
- a CDS encoding YceD family protein — its product is MSSPAPEFSRPVRIDQIARHAQGVTIAADASEREALARRFNLLALDRLEADYAMSEENGAIVARGRVRAELAQPCVATGVAVPEKIDTDFLLRFVAESGEAAEGEELEIDSEDCDVIGFDGQMIDMGEAVAETVVLAMTPYPRSLDADTYLREAGVLSEEQASPFAALLSLKDKKP
- a CDS encoding ubiquinol-cytochrome C chaperone family protein → MPNLFQRLFARSDPKDAMQPLYQATVHEGRQPHWYLEGKVPDTIDGRFDMIVAILAQVLMRLEALGASQESVWLTELFVDDMDGQLRQEGIGDVVVGKHIGRMVSALGGRSAAYRAALSGEAELREALVRNLYRGEVPAGEAITHVESCLRARWIRLAALSRDALLTGDLG
- the dinB gene encoding DNA polymerase IV, encoding MESPPRKIIHIDMDAFYASVEQRDAPELRGKPIAVGGGGPRGVVATASYEARVFGVKSAMPGARARRLCPDLLFVKPRFEAYRAVSAQVREIFARFTDIIQPLSLDEAYLDVTTDKLGMSSATMIAEEIRRMIREETGLTASAGVSYNKLIAKLASDQNKPDGICVVRPGEGADFMAKMPVRRIHGVGPVTAQRMHVLGIETGADLRARDLPFLQQHFGSAAPFYYRAARGEDDRPVHERQERKSVSVEDTFVDDLLTEEALVAEIDRIAKSLWSRIEKSGAYGRTVVLKIKFADFRIITRSKSMGAPVRSAELLAETGRALLVAQLPLRMGARLLGLGVHNLDQEEGAEAGQQLSFPL
- a CDS encoding DUF1134 domain-containing protein, which gives rise to MIGMVKRITARVARGGTWVLATAGMAVTPLAAQAQVRTVDPNTAIDADLAPVPPSNGAPTDPGVDSSVPPSSAATQDSVPPATGSSTATGAPVTANSPPAALTPAESYQEDDLIGAAEGVFGKGAEGLAGMIEKILKDQGRPNAYIAGREASGAFVVGLRYGSGTLNHKVEGRRQVYWTGPSIGFDVGGNAANTFVLVYNLYDTQDLYHRFPAAEGTAYLVGGFTASYLRWGSVVLIPIRLGVGYRLGVNAGYMKFTEKRNWLPF